TTAGAAACTTTATTCgttgaattattttcatctgCATGTTCTTCCTGTGTTCTTTTCTTAGACTTGATTTTGGATGCAATTTGCTTTTCATCATTACCTTGAACTACTTTTTCAGAGGTAATCTTTTCATTCAGTAACTTTTCAATCTGAGCATTCATCTCATTTAACTGAGTCTTTAAACTGTTCTTTTCCTCGGTGAGCTCGCTCAACTTCTTTTCATAATCTTTATTCATCTGTTGAAAAtcttttgaagatttttcAAGTTCAAAAATCTTCTTTTCCTTGGATTCCATATCTAATTCTCTCAAGCTTAATTGTTCAGTAATTCTCGCAACCTCCCCTTGCAAGATCTCATTTTCATGTTCCAATTCACCCATACCCATCATCTGATCCCTTAATATATCAATATATGCTTCAAATTTTCGAGTTTCATTTTCTACTAACTTCCTAGTTGAATTCTCAATCTCTGATATTCCTAATTCCAATACACCCTGAGGTTTCTGAATTGATAACAAGCTCATTCCTGTTCTGTCGTCACCAAATGATAACCTTTCTAATAAATGTCTCAAATATGTGatcaatttttattctttcttttttaatcttgtaaatatttctaaattcGCATGTTTTTCCGTTTTAACATGTTTCAAAATCTGTTCCGTACCTTTATGgtctttaatatttactaaATATTAGTCCACAAGTAGCCCGCCTTTTCCCCGcacaaatttgaatttgaaaaaaaatgaggTTTTTACCCCTAATACATGTCCGTAATTCCAAGCTTAATATGCATTATAGAAAAATACATTAATATGATGGGGGCGGATCAGCCGTTTGGTTAACTTAATAGTCTTGCATTAATTCCAACTAAAACTTTTGTTATTACGAATTTAGAAGTTGTTACAAAGTAGCATTTGTGCGAATAATCTTAGACTAAGgataaattagaaatatacaatgtaattaaaatcaaaaattggAAAAGTAAAACAATTCCAatgaaaaagttatttCAGTAAAAGTGATAACAATTAATTATCTTTATAAAAGGTCAAAATTTAGCTagtaatatataaaaaaatataaaaagtCGGATTCTCACAAAAGAACTATTTGAAGTGAGAAATGTTTAAATTAGATCTTAGATGTTTTGTCTCGTTCTTCAGACATCTGAACAAATCTTTGGTATTCTTTAAATTGTTGTCTTGGTGTTTGAATTGTCTTTCTGTTAATACCAATGGAAACTGATTCAATAATAGTTAAAAGAATTCCTCCAACCATTGCACTCTTTAATGAAGTCTTAAGACCACCTCTAATAGCTAGTAGTCCACCCGTTGCTGTTCCTGAAAAAATTGCATTCCAATGATCTTCCTTGCCTCTTAATTTGGCAAAAAGGCAATCAAAGCAAGAAAATGTTCCACCCCATATGGCAAAGCTCGTGCCAAGAGAAGGAGCTGCCTTTCTAGCAAAAAGCATACCGCTAGAAAACATCTCCCTTTTGGTTGAGGAGTACTTCACACCTTTGAAAAAACTTGTAATAAACCCACCAATACATCCCATACTAAAGGCTCCGCCAAGGTCTTCAAATACTCTTCCTGGAAAAGGTTCTCTGGTAAAATCGCtcataataaaagataaaatctgcagatatatatatttcaaattacTTAGAATAAATA
The Cryptosporidium parvum Iowa II chromosome 2, whole genome shotgun sequence genome window above contains:
- a CDS encoding mitochondrial import inner membrane translocase subunit tim17, which gives rise to LEFYKYVFILSNLKYIYLQILSFIMSDFTREPFPGRVFEDLGGAFSMGCIGGFITSFFKGVKYSSTKREMFSSGMLFARKAAPSLGTSFAIWGGTFSCFDCLFAKLRGKEDHWNAIFSGTATGGLLAIRGGLKTSLKSAMVGGILLTIIESVSIGINRKTIQTPRQQFKEYQRFVQMSEERDKTSKI
- a CDS encoding ORF 73, contains large complex repeat CR 73, with the protein product MSLLSIQKPQGVLELGISEIENSTRKLVENETRKFEAYIDILRDQMMGMGELEHENEILQGEVARITEQLSLRELDMESKEKKIFELEKSSKDFQQMNKDYEKKLSELTEEKNSLKTQLNEMNAQIEKLLNEKITSEKVVQGNDEKQIASKIKSKKRTQEEHADENNSTNKVSKEAPTLKKSRLRRPQNEDSSESKKSISKDTEPIIQEEKLEKEENPLKSVLGKTNLGRLRAPLLRNRVVKAAEAANPEVENAPELKTIEKEKSGSGRSSKSSSVESKKSGKKTSKVAKIAKIPHYDENILNSMKVIELKDVCSKLQLEISQRARKSDLIQSIISFQGE